Proteins co-encoded in one Aspergillus flavus chromosome 2, complete sequence genomic window:
- a CDS encoding NDUFV1/51kDa subunit of NADH ubiquinone oxidoreductase (NADH-ubiquinone oxidoreductase subunit) — protein sequence MISRAAAPSSSSLANLSSRSLRVQGQAARTFATVQDNAPPVRHHGGLQDQDRIFTNLYGHHGADLKSAMKYGDWHRTKDIVLKGDDWLISELKASGLRGRGGAGFPSGLKYSFMNFKDWDKDPRPRYLVVNADEGEPGTCKDREIMRKDPQKLIEGCLVVGRAMNANAAYIYIRGEFYHEATVLQRAINEAYEAGLIGKNACGTGYDFDVYIHRGMGAYVCGEETSLIESIEGKAGKPRLKPPFPAAVGLFGCPSTVTNVETVAVTPTIMRRGASWFSSFGRERNAGTKLYCISGHVNNPVTVEEEMSIPLRELIDRHCGGVRGGWDNLLAVIPGGSSTPVIPKSVCDDQLMDFDALKDSQSGLGTAAVIVMDKSTDIVRAISRLSSFYRHESCGQCTPCREGSKWTQQIMQRMETGQAREREIDMLQELTKQVEGHTICALGEAFAWPIQGLIRHFRPELEAKIREHAQELGQAPYAGGWHPNSRAEGKLISPGM from the exons ATGATATCTCGAGCGGCGGCtccctcgtcttcctccctcGCCAACCTTTCCTCCCGCTCCCTCCGAGTCCAGGGCCAGGCTGCCCGCACCTTCGCGACCGTCCAGGACAACGCCCCCCCAGTACGGCATCATGGCGGTCTGCAGGACCAGGACCGGATTTTCACAAACCTTTACGGACACCATGGCGCCGATCTGAAGTCGGCAATGAAGTACGGTGATTGGCATAGGACCAAGGATATTGTTCTGAAGGGCGATGACTGG CTTATCTCGGAACTCAAAGCTTCTGGTCTTCGTGGTCGTGGTGGTGCTGGTTTCCCCTCAGGATTGAAATAC TCTTTCATGAACTTCAAGGACTGGGATAAGGACCCCAGACCCCGTTATCTGGTCGTCAATGCCGATGAGGGTGAGCCCGGAACCTGCAAGGACCGTGAGATTATGCGCAAGGACCCCCAGAAGCTCATTGAAGGCTGTCTCGTTGTCGGTCGTGCGATGAACGCCAACGCTGCCTACATCTACATCCGTGGCGAGTTCTACCATGAAGCTACCGTCCTCCAGCGGGCCATCAACGAGGCCTATGAGGCTGGTCTGATCGGCAAGAACGCCTGCGGAACCGGTTACGATTTCGACGTCTACATCCACCGTGGTATGGGTGCTTATGTTTGTGGTGAGGAAACCTCTTTGATCGAGTCCATCGAGGGTAAAGCCGGCAAGCCTCGTCTTAAGCCCCCATTCCCTGCTGCTGTCGGTCTGTTCGGCTGCCCCAGTACCGTCACCAATGTTGAGACCGTCGCTGTGACCCCCACTATCATGCGTCGTGGTGCCAGCTGGTTCTCCTCATTCGGTCGTGAGCGCAACGCTGGTACCAAGCTGTACTGTATTTCCGGCCACGTCAACAACCCCGTTACcgtcgaggaggagatgTCCATCCCTCTTCGTGAGCTGATCGATCGTCACTGCGGTGGTGTCCGCGGTGGCTGGGACAACCTCCTGGCTGTCATTCCCGGTGGTTCCTCGACCCCTGTCATCCCCAAGTCTGTCTGTGATGACCAGCTCATGGATTTCGACGCTCTCAAGGACAGCCAGAGCGGTCTCGGTACCGCCGCCGTGATCGTCATGGACAAGTCCACCGACATTGTCCGCGCCATCTCCCGTCTGTCTAGCTTCTACAGGCACGAGAGTTGCGGTCAGTGCACTCCTTGCCGTGAGGGAAGCAAGTGGACCCAGCAGATTATGCAGCGTATGGAGACTGGCCAGGCCCGTGAGCGTGAAATCGACATGCTCCAGGAGCTGACCAAGCAGGTCGAGGGCCACACCATTTGTGCTCTGGGTGAGGCCTTCGCCTGGCCCATCCAGGGTCTCATCCGTCACTTCCGCCCCGAACTAGAGGCTAAAATCAGGGAGCATGCTCAGGAGCTCGGACAGGCCCCTTATGCCGGTGGCTGGCACCCTAACAGCAGGGCCGAGGGCAAGCTGATTTCCCCGGGCATGTAA
- a CDS encoding SET domain protein — translation MSDTSALGAAAQGPNNDSSLEHYTALLDWMVSKGGQLHESVEIAKDERRGVHLQVKNDWKDGVPSNTHIIKTPLTSTMSYFNVIGYSFNTDDGSFISFPEHGVHFPRGFAEAVGQEESSIFFLMGQYLQGKEGFWYPYIRTLPQPGALTTPLYYEGDDLEWLEGTSLSPARQQKANLLKEKYGTVYTELCKAGFDGAEKYTWDLYLWASTIFVSRAFSAKVLSGVIPDTQLPEENVSVLLPFIDILNHRPLAKVEWRAGKGNVAFLVLEDVAAGQEISNNYGPRNNEQLMMNYGFCLPNNPCDYRIVSLRAPPGSPLQMARSQQLQMFPGLAKETDDPYYVFNVFYPLLAPDTPMEHSIFSPALFDAVSILAANNRELETLEVTEQSIRIPDTYGNSRTTLAALSQIIIELITHIVKLRSSAADLQNPGNLKQTHAKIYRDSQIMLSETALVIAAWTLNRARQHNFGGSWEETKQLLGSHMVRVPPGKFPEEIRSRIQVRILERQSVLANNGELFVLDDLPEILPVEMQQPCKACLQGVTQNAGRAIPMLRGSLETSPFAFPMFLCFIRAAHTAGESNSETVSLSSRLSKWARCLLENYPAPPEDVLWALEDEDDEQLLDMFDNVLEGMKTRNGAIFSDLEKFTGEWQGDNWWLSPNWLRWAWMITEQESVQVPEEPLALLAAEQPGQGQVMLSTAPCLYIPQ, via the exons ATGTCTGACACATCAGCCCTAGGCGCGGCTGCCCAAGG GCCCAACAATGACAGCAGTTTGGAACATTATACCGCACTGTTGGATTGGATGGTCAGCAAGGGTGGTCAGCTTCACGAAAGCGTTGAAATAGCCAAGGATGAACGGCGCGGCGTGCATCTCCAGGTTAAGAATGACTGGAAAGATGGTGTTCCCAGTAATACCCATATCATCAAAACGCCTCTGACTTCCACAATGTCGTATTTCAATGTTATCGGCTACAGTTTCAACACAGATGATGGAagtttcatttctttccctgAGCACGGAGTCCATTTCCCTCGCGGATTTGCGGAAGCGGTGGGACAGGAAGAATCATCAATCTTTTTTTTGATGGGGCAGTACCTCCAGGGAAAGGAGGGTTTCTGGTACCCGTATATCAGGACGCTTCCTCAGCCTGGTGCTTTGACCACTCCTCTCTACTATGAAGGAGATGACCTGGAATGGCTGGAAGGCACAAGTCTATCCCCAGCGAGACAACAGAAAGCCAATTTACTAAAGGAGAAGTATGGAACTGTATACACTGAGCTCTGTAAGGCTGGGTTCGATGGTGCTGAGAAGTACACTTG GGATCTTTATCTTTGGGCGTCGACCATCTTTGTTTCGCGGGCGTTCTCCGCTAAAGTGCTCTCTGGTGTGATTCCCGATACACAGCTCCCTGAGGAAAACGTTTCTGTGCTCCTACCCTTCATTGACATTCTAAATCATCGTCCACTTGCAAAGGTAGAGTGGCGCGCTGGCAAGGGGAATGTTGCATTTTTAGTCCTGGAAGACGTCGCCGCCGGTCAGGAGATTTCAAACAATTACGGGCCCCGAAATAATGAGCAGT TAATGATGAATTATGGCTTTTGCCTTCCGAATAATCCTTGTGACTATCGTATTGTCAGCTTACGAGCACCACCTGGCAGTCCACTTCAGATGGCAAGATCTCAGCAGCTACAGATGTTCCCGGGACTGGCTAAAGAGACGGATGATCCGTACTACGTTTTTAATGTCTTTTAccctcttcttgctcctgATACGCCGATGGAGCATTCGATCTTCTCCCCGGCACTTTTCGACGCTGTCTCGATATTGGCAGCTAACAATAGGGAATTGGAGACTCTTGAAGTCACGGAGCAAAGCATCCGAATCCCAGACACTTACGGGAACTCGCGAACCACTCTTGCCGCCCTCAGCCAGATCATCATCGAGTTGATCACACATATTGTAAAGTTAAGATCTTCAGCGGCCGACCTACAGAACCCTGGTAATCTCAAGCAGACCCATGCAAAAATCTATCGCGACAGTCAAATCATGCTGTCCGAAACGGCTTTGGTCATTGCAGCATGGACTCTAAACCGGGCGCGACAGCACAACTTTGGAGGAAGCTGGGAGGAGACAAAACAGCTTCTCGGTTCCCATATGGTCCGTGTGCCTCCAGGAAAGTTCCCAGAGGAAATACGGTCTCGGATACAGGTGCGCATTCTCGAGCGCCAGTCAGTTCTTGCAAACAATGGAGAGCTATTTGTGTTGGATGACTTGCCCGAAATACTTCCCGTTGAGATGCAACAACCCTGCAAAGCGTGCTTACAGGGCGTCACTCAGAACGCTGGAAGGGCTATCCCGATGCTGAGGGGAAGCCTTGAAACATCCCCCTTTGCCTTCCCGATGTTCCTCTGCTTTATCAGAGCGGCTCACACCGCTGGAGAATCTAACAGTGAGACAGTTTCTCTTTCATCTCGACTCAGTAAATGGGCCAGATGCCTTCTCGAGAACTACCCAGCTCCTCCTGAAGATGTACTATGGGCGctcgaagatgaggatgatgagcagTTGCTGGACATGTTTGATAACGTGCTTGAGGGAATGAAAACACGGAACGGTGCTATCTTCTCCGACTTGGAGAAATTCACAGGAGAATGGCAGGGAGATAACTGGTGGCTTTCTCCTAACTGGCTCCGATGGGCATGGATGATTACGGAGCAAGAAAGCGTGCAGGTACCAGAGGAACCGCTGGCTTTGTTGGCCGCAGAGCAGCCCGGGCAAGGACAAGTGATGCTCTCTACGGCGCCATGTCTGTATATCCCGCAGTAG
- a CDS encoding uncharacterized protein (expressed protein) encodes MVISLSLFSSSFFSLFSWDASLAFCLLLTSICVFGGRILFQQRRALYDIELEALISIPTVSMLSSPSSILLDCTYKNLSILLFG; translated from the coding sequence ATGGtgatttctttgtctttattttcttcgtcttttttttcccttttttcttgggaCGCTTCGTTGGCgttttgtttgttgttgacaTCTATCTGTGTCTTTGGTGGGAGGATTCTTTTTCAGCAGAGACGTGCACTGTACGATATTGAGTTAGAAGCATTGATTTCAATTCCCACGGTTTCCATGTTAAGTAGTCCTAGTAGTATTTTACTGGATTGTACGTATAAAAACTTATCAATCCTGCTCTTCGGGTAA
- a CDS encoding SIT4 phosphatase-associated protein-domain-containing protein produces the protein MFWRFGGYASISSIDTLLDKPDVSLEELLDESELIQELKQHNTKLIEYLRDDNVLKRLMDHVTAPSLVNDDDDEDDVNDTNGNKDTTTEEEKRGDPLKDILDPEDLERAEKERLKRAYVACEILSAEVWSILDSIMLNPDHLRDFWGFLRRSPPLDSLQASYFTKVNETLFDRKTSEMLDFLKSLEGIIPAILQHIDNPMVMDLLLKIISLEKVEGGQGIVDWLKTQDLIPKLLSFLSSDWPASVQTSAGDFLKAIITISANATQNDQTCIGPNSLTRQLVSKPCVESLIKAMLQGGNPLTVGVGIVIEVIRKNNSDYDPDTINSPDSLPTTYDPIYLGNLLRIFAKHIPDFMKLIQSSKHTVKDGEKLKSVDRGKLSSAWGAKIEPLGFDRFKTCELMAELLHCSNMALLNQPGSEEYVQQRDAEREKLLREGAFNANREETSAFDGNDSTVDFVNGSMVGYGSPEDSRVFEVANTGEDGFEDVSSSGVLADKEKDTAESKDTSGQEVQSQRIPSSELQGSAPAEEQGSGVPVHKDEDQKDATNDETMQTHPPSSDPMSPTALGITDRVREVTLDTNQTANDNRSSTDAAPRESPVALEDNQEQETTPTSSVSESVPPPLFASKQQNQQPGSQNPETAGKARDASSPTNSAAEVQTTEGEPRKQLHPDIQLDPNGQPVVGDYLKLMFVENRVVPTILGFFFRFPWNNFLHNVVYDVIQQVFNGPMERGYNRVLAVDVFETGRITQEIVEGQKRSDETQRTKQIRLGYMGHLTLIAEEVVKFSERHPPELLSPTVMENVLNPEWIDYVEQTLSETRERDNAILGGVRPDMSIGHRQGMLNSGQSMTGSSALADAGLNGATGGSTFQGFDMMSQGSVSGGAFGLSGGGSSLLSGFASSSDDEDEDMEDQDDRNLADQSAEGGSENTSTNSTSQPIPILPPPPAPLSLGPSRARRQLAARLAAQKQQAAEGTEENGGEEKAQTNAHESSQWPTNPFVVAGVDDDGDGGGSPSNAFPSTDFPSANKDEPFSSPTFPDSGFSPPDSFSTNSSEDDVDGRSEGLRRKERIPLEVDDDDDDDMGEMVGPSGGTDMMDSDEEDEAIMNESLGYPDLGPGRYKSFRRSRFGVSPFGDDDQNDSSDGEDDGLVEILVPGKKS, from the exons ATGTTTTGGCGCTTTGGTGGATATGCAAGTATCTCCTCAATTGATACCCTTCTTGACAAGCCTGATGTCAGCCTTGAAGAGTTACTGGATGAGTCGGAGCTGATTCAGGAGCTTAAACAACATAATACGAAGCTCATAGAGTATTTACGAGATGATAATGTCTTGAAACGCCTTATGGACCATGTTACCGCCCCTAGCCTAGtgaacgatgatgatgatgaggatgatgtcaaTGACACTAATGGGAATAAGGATACTACCacggaggaagaaaagcgggGAGATCCGTTGAAGGATATCTTGGATCCTGAAGACTTAGAAAGAGCAGAGAAGGAACGGCTCAAGCGTGCATACGTCGCTTGCGAGATTCTCTCCGCTGAAGTATGGTCGATATTGGACTCTATCATGCTGAACCCTGATCATCTCCGAGACTTCTGGGGTTTTCTGCGAAGATCGCCGCCTCTAGACTCTCTTCAAGCGAGCTATTTCACTAAAGTGAATGAGACACTCTTTGACAGGAAAACTAGCGAGATGCTGGATTTCCTCAAATCTCTGGAAGGAATTATCCCAGCGATCCTGCAGCACATTGATAACCCTATGGTCATGGACCTTTTGCTTAAGATCATCAGTCTCGAGAAGGTAGAAGGTGGCCAAGGTATCGTCGAC TGGCTCAAAACACAAGACCTGATACCTAAgcttctttcattcttatcTTCGGATTGGCCAGCCTCGGTTCAAACTTCGGCCGGCGATTTTCTCAAAGCTATAATCACTATATCCGCGAACGCAACGCAGAATGATCAGACCTGCATTGGCCCTAACAGTTTGACGCGTCAGTTGGTTTCCAAACCTTGTGTGGAAAGCCTCATCAAGGCTATGCTACAGGGTGGCAACCCTTTAACTGTGGGCGTGGGTATTGTCATTGAGGTCATCCGCAAGAATAACTCTGACTATGATCCGGACACTATCAATAGCCCTGACTCGCTACCCACCACATACGACCCTATCTATCTCGGTAACCTCCTTCGAATCTTCGCTAAGCACATCCCCGACTTTATGAAGTTGATTCAAAGTTCGAAGCACACTGTTAAGGATGGTGAGAAACTTAAGAGCGTAGATAGGGGCAAATTAAGTTCAGCTTGGGGGGCGAAGATCGAACCATTAGGTTTCGACCGATTTAAGACTTGCGAACTGATGGCTGAGCTGCTACACTGCAGTAACATGGCTCTCTTGAACCAACCCGGGAGCGAGGAGTATGTACAACAGCGGGATGCTGAACGCGAAAAGTTATTACGAGAGGGCGCTTTCAACGCAAACAGAGAAGAGACCTCCGCTTTCGATGGTAATGACTCTACGGTGGATTTTGTCAATGGGTCAATGGTTGGGTATGGCTCTCCCGAGGACTCTAGAGTTTTTGAGGTCGCGAATACAGGTGAGGATGGATTCGAAGATGTTAGCTCATCGGGTGTCCTTGCCGATAAGGAGAAAGATACTGCTGAATCCAAGGACACCTCTGGCCAAGAAGTGCAATCCCAGCGCATACCCTCGTCAGAACTACAGGGCTCTGCACCAGCAGAGGAACAAGGGTCCGGTGTGCCAGTACACAAAGATGAAGACCAGAAAGATGCAACAAACGATGAGACCATGCAAACGcatcctccttcttcagaCCCAATGTCTCCTACTGCATTGGGAATAACTGATCGGGTCAGAGAGGTGACACTCGACACTAATCAAACCGCGAACGATAACAGATCATCTACAGACGCAGCACCTAGGGAGTCTCCGGTTGCTTTGGAAGATAATCAAGAACAGGAAACTACTCCAACTTCTTCCGTGTCGGAGTCTGTTCCACCTCCTCTCTTTGCTTCCAAACAACAGAATCAGCAACCAGGCTCACAGAACCCTGAAACTGCTGGAAAGGCCCGTGATGCTTCAAGCCCCACTAACTCTGCTGCAGAGGTACAAACAACTGAGGGTGAACCACGAAAACAGTTGCACCCAGACATTCAACTTGACCCCAACGGTCAGCCTGTTGTAGGGGATTATCTCAAGCTGATGTTTGTGGAGAATCGAGTTGTACCTACTATTTTG ggcttcttcttccgattCCCGTGGAACAACTTCCTTCACAATGTTGTATACGACGTTATACAGCAAGTGTTTAATGGACCCATGGAACGTGGTTATAACCGCGTCTTGGCGGTTGACGTCTTCGAAACTGGGCGGATAACCCAGGAGATTGTAGAAGGACAGAAGCGGAGTGATGAAACGCAGCGGACCAAGCAGATCAGACTTGGCTACATGGGCCATTTAACCCTGATCGCAGAGGAGGTTGTCAAGTTCAGCGAGCGACACCCACCTGAATTGCTTTCTCCAACTGTTATGGAGAACGTCTTAAACCCAGAGTGGATAGACTATGTCGAGCAAACGCTTTCGGAGACTAGAGAGCGCGATAATGCCATTCTTGGTGGGGTACGCCCGGACATGTCCATTGGACACCGCCAGGGCATGCTTAACTCGGGTCAAAGCATGACTGGCTCATCGGCTCTTGCAGATGCTGGGTTAAACGGGGCGACTGGAGGATCTACTTTCCAGGGCTTTGACATGATGAGTCAAGGAAGTGTCTCTGGCGGGGCTTTCGGTCTCAGCGGTGGAGGCAGTTCTCTCCTAAGCGGGTTTGCCAGCTCAagtgatgacgaggatgaagacaTGGAAGATCAGGATGACAGAAACCTCGCTGATCAATCCGCCGAAGGCGGTTCTGAAAAT ACATCTACTAATTCCACAAGTCAACCTATTCCGATTCTGCCTCCTCCTCCGGCTCCTCTTAGTCTCGGCCCCTCTCGCGCACGGCGGCAGCTAGCTGCGCGACTCGCCGCTCAAAAGCAGCAGGCGGCTGAAGGCACTGAGGAGAATGGCGGCGAAGAGAAGGCGCAAACGAACGCACACGAGAGTTCCCAGTGGCCTACCAATCCGTTTGTAGTTGCTGGTGTAGATGACGATGGCGACGGTGGGGGCTCCCCTTCCAATGCCTTTCCCTCAACAGATTTTCCGTCAGCGAACAAGGACGAGCCTTTCTCGTCACCTACATTCCCCGATTCAGGATTCAGTCCGCCTGACTCTTTCTCAACCAATTCATCAGAGGACGACGTCGACGGCAGAAGTGAGGGTTTGAGACGCAAAGAACGTATCCCTCTCGAGGtagacgatgatgatgatgacgacatGGGCGAAATGGTGGGTCCATCTGGCGGGACCGACATGATGGActcggacgaagaagacgaagctaTTATGAACGAATCCTTAGGCTACCCGGATCTTGGACCTGGACGATATAAGAGCTTCCGACGATCTCGCTTTGGGGTCTCCCCTTTTGGTGATGACGATCAGAATGACAGCAGTGAtggtgaagacgatggacTGGTGGAAATCCTAGTTCCAGGGAAGAAGTCTTGA
- a CDS encoding Snf7 family, protein MNRLFGAKSNAPKPTLDGAIANVDNRVASIDVKLAALNSELSTYQTKISKMRDGPGKNALRQKALKVLQRRKQYEAQREQLSQQSWNMEQAGMMQDNLKNVMTTVDAMKTTTKTLKKQYGKIDIDQIERMQDEMADLMDIGNEIQESISRAYDVPEDVDEAELDAELEALGEETMFENSMGESAMPSFLQDEVAPPQFIDEPPEQTKVKEPASGLG, encoded by the exons ATGAATCGCCTTTTTGGAGCTAAGAGTAATGCTCCCAAACCCACCCTTGACGGCGCTATCGCAAAT GTGGACAATCGTGTTGCAAGCATAGACGTGAAACTGGCAGCTCTCAACTCAGAACTGTCTACCTATCAAACAAAAATCTCCAAGATGCGCGACGGACCAGGCAAAAATGCCCTCCGGCAAAAGGCGCTTAAGGTGCTGCAGCGACGGAAGCAATACGAAGCCCAACGGGAGCAGCTGTCCCAGCAATCATGGAATATGGAACAGGCTGGGATGATGCAGGACAACTTGAAGAATGTGATGACAACTGTGGACGCTATGAAGACGACTACCAAGACCCTTAAGAAGCAATACGGCAAGATCGATATAGACCAGATTGAGCGGATGCAGGATGAGATGGCCGACTTGATGGACATCGGGAACGAGATCCAGGAAAGTATATCGCGTGCATATGATGTTCCTGAGGACGTGGATGAAGCGGAGCTCGATGCGGAATTGGAGGCGCTGGGAGAAGAGACAATGTTTGAGAACTCCATGGGTGAAAGCGCAATGCCTAGTTTCCTCCAGGATGAGGTGGCACCACCCCAGTTCATTGATGAGCCCCCAGAGCAAACCAAGGTCAAGGAACCTGCCAGTGGTCTAGGATAA
- a CDS encoding natural resistance-associated macrophage protein-domain-containing protein, producing MNCPSRTDDTLEHPGWNQNPSDLNADVTTRNDFNGIANSKVHRKHASGVGAAMGEGIATVEPQLHGRDRNDTESEKKMPGEVVSAASGYQTPERNSRSPRRSLKTSITAPFSHMVQSIVKFARFVGPGFLIAVAYIDPGNYATDVAAGAEYRYALLFIVLVSNLFAIFLQSLCIKLGTVTGLNLAENCREHLPRWLVYILYFLSEAAIVATDIAEVVGSAIALNLLLKIPLVAGCAITLADVLFILIFYKPDGSMLGLRLFEFFVMGLVLGVVVCFCIQLSLIRDQSVGDVFRGYLPSSAIVESTGLYQSCGILGATVMPHSMFLGSGVVQSRLKEFDVTEGYVDPSVCLGSTNGEVEYRPSLHAIRGCLKYSIVELALSLFTFALFVNSSILIVAGAALYGNPDVGEADLWGIHDLLSTSIAPAAGLIFGLALLLSGISAGIVCTMAGQMVSEGMLNWSIRPWLRRLITRSVSIIPSIVVAGAVGRKGLDKTLTASQVVLSVILPFVSAPLVYFTCRNRYMTVPSDRVMHGEDQTQTEGVKMKNNLITTVIAIVIWLIIAVMNVALLVLVGLGKA from the exons ATGAACTGCCCCTCGCGAACCGATGACACTTTGGAGCATCCGGGTTGGAACCAAAATCCATCCGACTTGAATGCAGACGTAACCACTCGCAACGACTTCAACGGTATTGCCAATTCCAAAGTGCATAGGAAACATGCTTCTGGTGTGGGAGCAGCAATGGGGGAAGGCATCGCGACTGTAGAGCCTCAACTACATGGCCGGGATCGAAACGATACCGAgtccgagaagaagatgcctGGCGAAGTGGTCTCTGCAGCCTCTGGGTATCAAACACCCGAGAGGAACAGTAGATCACCTCGCCGCTCTCTTAAAACTTCTATCACAGCACCCTTTTCTCATATGGTGCAGAGTATCGTGAAATTCGCTCGCTTTGTGGGCCCCGGATTCTTGATCGCCGTAGCTTACATTGACCCGGGAAATTATGCGACTGATGTCGCTGCCGGTGCAGAATATCGATATGCTCTCTTGTTCATCGTTCTTGTCTCCAATCTCTTTGCCATATTCCTGCAATCGTTATGCATCAAGCTTGGTACGGTAACTGGGTTGAATCTGGCAGAGAACTGCAGAGAGCACCTTCCTCGATGGCTGGTATATATCCTCTACTTTCTTTCGGAGGCAGCCATTGTTGCAACGGATATTGCAGAG GTCGTTGGGTCTGCAATTGCACTCAACCTACTTTTGAAGATCCCCCTGGTGGCTGGATGTGCGATCACACTTGCTGATGTGcttttcattctcatcttctaCAAACCTGATGGCAGTATGCTGGGTTTACGTTTGTTTGAATTCTTCGTCATGGGTTTGGTGTTAGGAGTCGTTGTTTGCTTCTGCATACAGCTCTCACTCATCAGGGACCAGTCAGTCGGGGATGTATTCAGGGGTTACTTGCCATCGTCTGCTATAGTAGAGTCTACAGG TTTATATCAAAGCTGTGGAATCCTCGGTGCTACAGTTATGCCTCATTCGATGTTTCTCGGCAGTGGTGTTGTCCAGTCGCGCCTGAAAGAGTTTGATGTAACTGAAGGCTACGTCGACCCGTCCGTTTGTTTAGGAAGCACCAACGGGGAGGTTGAATATAGACCTTCTCTTCATGCTATCCGAGGATGCTTAAAGTATTCCATCGTAGAACTTGCGTTGTCGCTTTTCACATTTGCTCTTTTCGTGAACAGTTCTATCTTGATCGTCGCAGGCGCTGCGCTATATGGAAACCCGGATGTTGGCGAGGCTGATCTCTGGGGTATCCACGATTTGCTTTCTACTTCTATTGCTCCAGCTGCTGGCCTCATTTTTGGACTGGCCCTGCTTCTCTCTGGAATATCAGCCGGGATTGTGTGCACGATGGCAGGACAGATGGTGAGTGAGGGTATGTTGAATTGGAGCATTAGACCTTGGCTCCGCAGATTGATCACTCGGTCTGTCAGCATAATACCCAGTATCGTCGTTGCAGGTGCCGTTGGCAGAAAAGGTCTAGATAAGACCCTTACTGCTAGTCAAGTGGTGTTGAGTGTGATTCTCCCCTTTGTGAGCGCCCCTTTGGTCTACTTTACCTGCCGCAACCGATATATGACCGTCCCATCCGATCGAGTTATGCACGGTGAAGACCAGACCCAAACCGAAGGGgtgaaaatgaaaaacaaTCTCATTACCACTGTAATTGCAATCGTGATATGGTTGATTATTGCTGTCATGAATGTGGCTTTGCTTGTCTTAGTTGGTCTCGGCAAAGCCTAA